The following nucleotide sequence is from Thermodesulfovibrionales bacterium.
GCCCAAGCTCGCACGTCTGAGGCTTGCCCGTCTTTATCACTTCCCTGATGTGATCGCCAAAAATATCGCTGTACCCTCTCTTGACATACCCTCTCTTAACATAACCTCTCTTAACATAACCTATAAAGGGTCTCCCGAGTATCTTTCTTCTTTCGAACCCCAACATGGACGCTCCGGTGAGATTCGTCTCGAGGATGAAACCGTTTTTGTCGAGCGTAAAGTATCCGACGGGGGCAAAGTCATAGAGGTCGGCGTATTTCGTCCGTGCCTCTTCAAGATTGTATTGCGCTTGCCTCAACTCCTCATTCTGCAGCTCCAGTTCTATCTGGTGTGTCTGAAGTTCGTGAATCAGGCACAACGCGCTCTCGTCGGAAAGTCTCTCTAATTTCCCATCGCCGTGTCGCTTTCTGACGAGCGTCTCGGCACGCCTGCGGAGCGGGTCTGCCGGCTTCTTCCCGGGCTGCTTGCAGATTCTTGGTTTGGTCTTCTTCATCGGTCCTTCAGGGCCTGTCTCTCACTTCTTCCCCTTCTTTGTCTTCTTCCGGCGCGTGACGATGTGGATGAACTTCTTGCCCCTTATGATTACGGCCTTTCCGTCAAATTCCAACGTGACGATCTCGCCTTCCGGTTTTTGCACTTTCATCTCCTTTGAAGAAACGCCCCCCTTCTCCTTTATGTAAGCTATCGCCTTCCTGACCTCTTCCATATCTCCATGAGGGCTCAGGGACCATAGTTTCATCTTTTTAAGCTGCTCGGCCTTCCTCCCGGTCTGCCTCTGGAACTCGAGATTGGATTCCGAGATGTGTCCCTGTTCGTCAAGGAGCGCGATGCCGTCCTGCGTCGTCCGGCAGAGAATCTGGTACTTTTCCTCGGACGCTCTTGCAAGCTCGACGACCTTCCTATGCTCGGTGATGTCGATGAAGGTCATGACGATGCCGTCGATGACGTTCTCCATCGTCCTGTAGGGAATGATCCTCATCTCATACCAGAGCCCTTTTTTCGTATGCACCTCCCTCTGCTTGAAGGCGAGGGTCTTCAGCACTTCCCTGGAGTCTTTGACCAGCGCTTCGCCATCGAAGAGCGTCGTAATCTGCTCCATGGGCCGACCGATGTCGGACTGAATGAGGTTCACTAACTTCGTGGCGGCAGGCGTGAAGCGTTTGACCACGAGGTTGTTGTCTAAGAAGATGACAGCTATGTCGGTGCTCGCGAGCAGGTTATTGAGATCGTTGTTCGCGTGAGAGAGCTCCTCGATCTTACTCTGGAGTTCGGCGTTCACCGTCACCAATTCTTCGTTTATCGATTGGATCTCTTCCTTCGAGGTCTCGAGCTCCTCGTTCGTAGACTGGAGCTCCTCGTTCGATGCCTGGAGTTCCTCGTTCATCGACTGGAGTTCCTCGTTGGACGACTGCTGCTCTTCTATCGTATGCTGGAGATACTCCTTTGTCGAGGCAAGCTCCTTCTCGATCTGGGAATGGCGGCTCGCCTCGCCTTTCTTGACCGCCCTTGCCGCTCTCTCCAGATGCGCGGGCGTCGGCGCATCTTTGAAGACGACGAGCAGGAGACCCTTCAACTGCTCTGGTCTCATTATCGGCTTTACTTCGAGGTCGATGTAGTGGACCGTAGAGTCGTATTTGACCTGCACGCCCTCGTGAACAACCTCCTTCTTCTGTGTCAACGCCTTCTTGATCGCCCTTCCGAGCTCAAATTCGAGGCCTTCGCGCGCCATCTCGAGGATGTTCATCCTCGCCTCTCCCGGCGCCGGCTCGAGAAAATTCCCCGTCTTCCCGTGGATGTAAAGGATGTTATTCTTATCGTTCACGATGACGCAGGGCGGGGTATAGTCATCGAGGAGGAGGCGTTTTGCGACCTGGTCTAAGATGACCGGCTGCTCCGGTCTTCTGCCGATGCCGGTCCTCTGTGCCTCGGTTATCCCCTTCAGCGGCGGTATCGCCGGAAAATCGAGGTTCTCAGCCCGGGCAGCAAGGGTAGCCTTCTTGCGCCTGTATATCTTCCACTTCTTCTCTATCGTTGCGAAGAGGTCGCCCGCCTCTCCGGCAGTCTCCGAGGTACCGAGGAAGAGTATCCCGTCCTGGAGCAAAGCGAAATGGAAGAGGGGCAGAAGTCTTTTTTGGATCTGGGGGTTGAGATAGATGAGGAGATTCCTGCAACTCACGAGGTCGAGCCTCGTGAAGGGAGGGTCCTTTATGAGGTCCTGGACCGCGAATACGACCATCTCCCTGACCTCTTTCTTTATCTGGAAGGTATTATCGCCCTTCGCGAAGAATCTCTTCAGACGGTCGGGAGAGACGTCGCTTGCGATGCTATCCGGGTAGATGCCCGAGCGGGCCTTCTCGATCGCGCCCGTATCGATGTCCGTGGCGAATATCTGGACATTGTAATCCTTCTTCATCTTCTCGATATATTCCTTCAGCATGATGGCGATGGAATATGCCTCCTCCCCCGTCGAACATCCCGGGACCCAGACCCTCACGGTTCCCCCGGCCTGCTTCTTTGAGAAGACATGGGGAACAATCTTTCTTCTTAAGGTCTCGAACGCCTCGGCGTCTCTGAAGAAACTCGTCACGCCGATGAGGAGCTCCTTGAAGAGCAGCTCTATCTCGACGGGGTTCCGCTGGAGGTAACTGATATAGTGCGTCACTTCCGATATCTGGTTCACGTTCATCCGTCTTTCAACCCTCCGGACGATCGTCGTCTCCTTGTAATAGGAGAAGTCGCGGCCTGTCTGGCTCCTTATGAGGAGGAGTATCTTATGGAGGTTTTCGGATATCTTGGTCATCAAGACGTCCCGTTTTGCCGTCGCCACGACGTAAGGGTGCCTCACGTACTTCAACAACTGCTCCGGCATCTTCTCGGGAGGCAGTATGAAGTCCGCAAGGCCTGAGTCTACGGCGCTCTTCGGCATCCCGTCGTATTTTGCGCTTTCGGGCTCCTGCACCATCACCATGCCGCCCTCGCCCTTTATGTCCTTGAGACCGAGGGTCCCGTCCGTTCCTGCCCCCGAAAGGACGATACAGACCGCCCTCTCGTTCTGGTCCTTCG
It contains:
- a CDS encoding chemotaxis protein CheB, coding for MEKKKLAANKKAILRKVKPVTVKKSKRSARTRGSDAASKGNNRPLCIVGVGASGGGLEAVEAFLTHMPADGDVAIVIVTHLDPTHASIMGDLLTRYTAMDVFQAEDDMIVRKNCVYIIPPGKDMAIMKGSLQLLEPQVIRGMRHPIDFFFRSLAKDQNERAVCIVLSGAGTDGTLGLKDIKGEGGMVMVQEPESAKYDGMPKSAVDSGLADFILPPEKMPEQLLKYVRHPYVVATAKRDVLMTKISENLHKILLLIRSQTGRDFSYYKETTIVRRVERRMNVNQISEVTHYISYLQRNPVEIELLFKELLIGVTSFFRDAEAFETLRRKIVPHVFSKKQAGGTVRVWVPGCSTGEEAYSIAIMLKEYIEKMKKDYNVQIFATDIDTGAIEKARSGIYPDSIASDVSPDRLKRFFAKGDNTFQIKKEVREMVVFAVQDLIKDPPFTRLDLVSCRNLLIYLNPQIQKRLLPLFHFALLQDGILFLGTSETAGEAGDLFATIEKKWKIYRRKKATLAARAENLDFPAIPPLKGITEAQRTGIGRRPEQPVILDQVAKRLLLDDYTPPCVIVNDKNNILYIHGKTGNFLEPAPGEARMNILEMAREGLEFELGRAIKKALTQKKEVVHEGVQVKYDSTVHYIDLEVKPIMRPEQLKGLLLVVFKDAPTPAHLERAARAVKKGEASRHSQIEKELASTKEYLQHTIEEQQSSNEELQSMNEELQASNEELQSTNEELETSKEEIQSINEELVTVNAELQSKIEELSHANNDLNNLLASTDIAVIFLDNNLVVKRFTPAATKLVNLIQSDIGRPMEQITTLFDGEALVKDSREVLKTLAFKQREVHTKKGLWYEMRIIPYRTMENVIDGIVMTFIDITEHRKVVELARASEEKYQILCRTTQDGIALLDEQGHISESNLEFQRQTGRKAEQLKKMKLWSLSPHGDMEEVRKAIAYIKEKGGVSSKEMKVQKPEGEIVTLEFDGKAVIIRGKKFIHIVTRRKKTKKGKK